From Oncorhynchus clarkii lewisi isolate Uvic-CL-2024 unplaced genomic scaffold, UVic_Ocla_1.0 unplaced_contig_5678_pilon_pilon, whole genome shotgun sequence, a single genomic window includes:
- the LOC139394381 gene encoding zinc finger protein 180-like, which translates to MSSASYCPPAKKEVCWKEKEGMWLNVVVKEENEEEDVTVNEEVEGEAVTQKEEEENHYTFFGVNEGEITVILKEEEREEEEETEDLSNTRERCDFRGSSGEPQQHHEADEAGMSPSRSERLKKHQWRPTGKKSHCCSNCGKSYLRSNSLKVHMRIHTGEKPHSCDQCGKSFTTSSHQIVHQRTHTGDKSYSCDQCGKSFTQSSSLLSHQRTHTGEKPYSCYQCGKNFTQSSNLVSHQRTHTGEKPYSCEQYGKNFTTSSHLIIHQRTHTGDKPYSCEQCGKNFTTSSHLTIHQRTHTGDKPYSCEQCGKNFTTSSHLIIHQRTHTGEKPHSCVQCDKRYSDKRSLIKHQKIH; encoded by the exons ATGAGCTCAGCAAGCTACTGCCCTCCTGCTAAAAAAGAGGTCTGCTGGAAGGAGAAAGAAGGTATGTGGCTGAACGTTGTCGTGAAAGAGGAGAATGAAGAGGAGGATGTCACAGTAAACgaagaagtagagggtgaggctgttacacagaaagaagaggaagaaaaccATTATACTTTTTTTGGAGTGAATGAAGGAGAGATAACTGTCATattgaaggaggaggagagggaagaagaggaggagacagaagatcTGAGTAACACCA gagagagatgtgactttcgtggatcctctggggagcctcaacaacatcatgaaGCTGACGAGGCAGGGATGAGTCCCTCCCGATCAGAACGCCTCAAGAAACACCAGTGGAGACCAACAGGGAAGAAATCTCACTGCTGCTCTAACTGTGGGAAGAGTTACTTAAGATCAAATTCACTAAAAGTACACATgagaattcacactggagagaaacctcatagctgtgatcaatgtggaaagagttttactacatctagccatcagattgtacaccagagaacacacacaggagacaaatcttatagctgtgatcaatgtgggaagagttttactcagtcaagcAGCCTGTTAtctcaccagagaacacacacaggagagaaaccttacagctgttatcaatgtgggaagaattTTACTCAGTCAAGCAACCtggtatcacaccagagaacacacacaggagagaaaccttatagttgTGAACAATATGGGAAGAATTTTACTACATCCAGCCATCTGattatacaccagagaacacacacaggagataaaccttatagctgtgaacAATGTGGGAAGAATTTTACTACATCCAGCCAtctgactatacaccagagaacacacacaggagataaaccttatagctgtgaacAATGTGGGAAGAATTTTACTACATCCAGCCATCTGattatacaccagagaacacacacaggagagaaacctcatagctgtgttcaatgtgacaagagatactctgataaaagatctctgatcaaacatcagaaaatacattaa